Proteins found in one Micropterus dolomieu isolate WLL.071019.BEF.003 ecotype Adirondacks linkage group LG10, ASM2129224v1, whole genome shotgun sequence genomic segment:
- the LOC123977643 gene encoding cholesterol 24-hydroxylase-like: protein MAIFHVILSWTAQVLMFLLFMIFIAFLGYCLYIKHIHMKYDHIPGPPRNSFLLGHSPTLLRAMKNGGIVHDTFLEWAEKYGSVYRVNIFHYVVLCVTSPEATKEILMSPKYPKDRFVYKRLFNLFGQRFLGNGLVTAHDHEQWYKQRRIMDPAFSSLYLRGLMGTFNERAEKLMDKLTDVADNKTDANMHHLVNCVTLDVIAKVAFGVDLDLLKNSSPFPAAIETCLKGMVYYLRDTLFEFNPKNRPFINEVREACRLLRTTGAQWINDRKTAMQNGDDVPKDILTQIIKSADKEENMSKEDEELMLDNFVTFFIAGQETTANQLAFCIMELARHPDILEKVKTEVDDIIGMKQEISYDDLGQLIYLSQVLKETLRIYPTAPGTSRDVLEDILIDGIHIPGGVTCFFSSYVTGRMDKFFKDPLTFDPDRFHPDAPKPYYCYFPFALGPRSCLGQNFAQMEAKVVMAKLLQRFDFTLVPGQTFDILDTGTLRPKSGVVCSVRHRNHKK, encoded by the exons ATGGCAATTTTTCATGTGATTTTGAGCTGGACTGCTCAAGTGCTCATGTTTCTGCTCTTTATGATTTTCATAGCGTTTCTTGGTTACTGCTTGTATATTAAACACATTCACatgaaatatgaccacattccTGGCCCACCGAGAAACAG TTTCTTATTAGGACATTCACCAACATTATTGAGGGCAATGAAAAATGGCGGAATTGTGCACGACACATTTCTGGAATG GGCTGAGAAGTATGGGTCTGTGTACAGAGTGAATATTTTCCATTACGTTGTACTCTGTGTGACCTCACCAGAGGCAACCAAG GAAATCCTGATGTCCCCAAAGTACCCCAAAGATAGATTTGTCTATAAGAGACTCTTCAACCTGTTTGGTCAAAG GTTCCTAGGTAATGGCCTAGTAACAGCACACGACCATGAACAGTGGTATAAACAGCGCCGGATCATGGACCCTGCTTTCAGTAGCTT GTATTTGAGGGGTCTAATGGGCACCTTCAATGAGAGGGCAGAGAAGCTGATGGATAAACTTACAGATGTTGCTGATAACAAAACAGACGCCAACATGCACCACCTAGTCAACTGTGTTACCCTTGATGTCATTGCAAAG GTTGCTTTTGGTGTGGATTTAGACCTGCTGAAGAATAGTTCACCTTTCCCTGCAGCCATTGAGACGTGCCTGAAAGGGATGGTGTACTATCTCAGAGACACCCTTTTTGAG TTCAATCCAAAGAACCGACCATTCATTAATGAAGTGAGAGAAGCTTGCCGCCTGCTGCGCACCACTGGAGCTCAGTGGATTAATGACAGAAAGACTGCCATGCAAAACGGCGATGACGTCCCCAAGGACATCCTCACGCAGATCATCAAAAGTGCTGACAAAG AGGAAAACATGTCTAAAGAAGATGAAGAGTTAATGTTGGacaattttgtgacatttttcattgCGG GGCAAGAAACAACAGCTAATCAACTGGCTTTTTGCATCATGGAACTTGCAAGACATCCTGATATACTGGAGAA agTGAAGACGGAGGTGGATGATATCATTGGGATGAAGCAGGAAATTAGTTATGACGATCTGGGGCAACTGATCTACCTCTCACAG GTTCTAAAAGAGACTCTGAGGATTTACCCGACTGCTCCAGGCACATCTCGTGACGTACTGGAAGACATATTGATTGACGGTATCCACATACCGGGAGGAGTCACATGTTTT TTTAGCAGCTATGTGACTGGGAGAATGGATAAATTCTTCAAGGACCCACTCACATTTGATCCAGACAGATTTCACCCAGATGCTCCCAA GCCTTATTACTGCTACTTCCCCTTTGCCCTCGGCCCACGCTCATGCCTGGGACAAAACTTTGCTCAG ATGGAGGCTAAAGTGGTGATGGCCAAGCTGCTCCAGAGGTTTGACTTCACCCTTGTGCCGGGTCAGACCTTTGACATCCTGGACACTGGCACACTCAGGCCGAAGAGTGGAGTGGTGTGCTCCGTGAGACACAGGAATCACAAGAAATAA